A genome region from Gigantopelta aegis isolate Gae_Host chromosome 3, Gae_host_genome, whole genome shotgun sequence includes the following:
- the LOC121390741 gene encoding caveolin-1-like, which produces MADLDMDNRDPNDLNDHVKVLFEDVIGEPDAAHSADCVWRNSYKCFTCTKNCCYMLLTFLCGIPLAFCWGCEFAMVTFQHVWQITPCLRIWSINLGCAQKFFGSCINCCLAPVCEACGLCFSHIRVENK; this is translated from the exons ATGGCAGACTTGGACATGGATAACCGAGATCCCAATGATCTTAACGATCATGTGAAG GTGTTGTTTGAAGACGTCATCGGCGAGCCGGACGCGGCTCATAGCGCGGACTGCGTCTGGCGGAACTCGTACAAGTGCTTCACGTGCACCAAGAACTGCTGCTACATGCTGCTCACCTTCCTCTGCGGCATCCCCCTCGCCTTCTGCTGGGGCTGCGAGTTCGCCATGGTAACCTTCCAACACGTCTGGCAAATAACGCCATGCCTCAGAATCTGGTCTATCAACCTCGGATGCGCACAAAAGTTCTTCGGCTCGTGCATCAACTGCTGCCTGGCGCCAGTATGTGAAGCCTGCGGACTATGTTTCAGCCATATTCGAGTTGAAAACAAGTAG